From the genome of Triticum aestivum cultivar Chinese Spring chromosome 3B, IWGSC CS RefSeq v2.1, whole genome shotgun sequence, one region includes:
- the LOC123071297 gene encoding selT-like protein isoform X2, which produces MDRVQLVLLGLPILLFCSDVVTLFAPQPPAAPKPHRHPQPASGAFQPGDSSPYAADSAQVAVDGPGSGTTVELKFCASCSYKGNAMTMKRMLDTSFPGIHVVLENYPPPFPKRALGKMVPFVQVGAIATLMAGDQIFPRFGMVPPPWYYSLRANRFGTMASVWMFGNFAQSLLQSSGAFEVYCNGQLVFSKLSEQRFPSEFELRELIGNRLSESQIGKNLEKELVLDDEVESTHAHLSVST; this is translated from the exons ATGGACCGCGTGCAGCTCGTGCTCCTGGGCCTCCCCATCCTCCTCTTCTGCTCCGACGTCGTCACGCTCTTCGCGCCGCAGCCGCCGGCGGCCCCCAAGCCCCACCGCCACCCCCAGCCGGCCTCCGGCGCCTTCCAGCCTGGCGACTCCTCCCCCTACGCCGCCGATTCCGCGCAGGTGGCG GTGGATGGACCTGGCTCCGGCACCACCGTCGAGCTGAAGTTCTGCGCGTCCTGCTCCTACAa GGGAAATGCGATGACCATGAAGCGCATGCTGGATACCTCATTTCCTGGGATTCATGTCGTCTTGGAAAACTACCCTCCACCCTTCCCAAAACGCGCCCTCGGCAAAATGGTGCCTTTTGTTCAAGTTGGAGCAATAGCAACATTAATGGCTGGTGATCAGATTTTCCCTAGATTTGGAATGGTACCACCTCCGTGGTACTACTCACTGCGTGCTAATAGGTTTGGAACCATGGCATCAGTCTGGATGTTTGGCAATTTTGCTCAGTCTCTTCTACAAAGTTCTGGCGCCTTTGAAGTTTACTGCAATGGACAACTG GTATTCTCAAAATTATCTGAGCAGAGGTTTCCTAGTGAGTTCGAGCTACGGGAGCTCATTGGCAACAGATTATCAGAGTCTCAAATTGGGAAAAATCTGGAAAAAGAACTTGTATTAGACGATGAAGTCGAGAGCACCCACGCCCATTTATCTGTATCCACATAG
- the LOC123071297 gene encoding selT-like protein isoform X1, whose translation MDRVQLVLLGLPILLFCSDVVTLFAPQPPAAPKPHRHPQPASGAFQPGDSSPYAADSAQVAEAQVDGPGSGTTVELKFCASCSYKGNAMTMKRMLDTSFPGIHVVLENYPPPFPKRALGKMVPFVQVGAIATLMAGDQIFPRFGMVPPPWYYSLRANRFGTMASVWMFGNFAQSLLQSSGAFEVYCNGQLVFSKLSEQRFPSEFELRELIGNRLSESQIGKNLEKELVLDDEVESTHAHLSVST comes from the exons ATGGACCGCGTGCAGCTCGTGCTCCTGGGCCTCCCCATCCTCCTCTTCTGCTCCGACGTCGTCACGCTCTTCGCGCCGCAGCCGCCGGCGGCCCCCAAGCCCCACCGCCACCCCCAGCCGGCCTCCGGCGCCTTCCAGCCTGGCGACTCCTCCCCCTACGCCGCCGATTCCGCGCAGGTGGCG GAGGCGCAGGTGGATGGACCTGGCTCCGGCACCACCGTCGAGCTGAAGTTCTGCGCGTCCTGCTCCTACAa GGGAAATGCGATGACCATGAAGCGCATGCTGGATACCTCATTTCCTGGGATTCATGTCGTCTTGGAAAACTACCCTCCACCCTTCCCAAAACGCGCCCTCGGCAAAATGGTGCCTTTTGTTCAAGTTGGAGCAATAGCAACATTAATGGCTGGTGATCAGATTTTCCCTAGATTTGGAATGGTACCACCTCCGTGGTACTACTCACTGCGTGCTAATAGGTTTGGAACCATGGCATCAGTCTGGATGTTTGGCAATTTTGCTCAGTCTCTTCTACAAAGTTCTGGCGCCTTTGAAGTTTACTGCAATGGACAACTG GTATTCTCAAAATTATCTGAGCAGAGGTTTCCTAGTGAGTTCGAGCTACGGGAGCTCATTGGCAACAGATTATCAGAGTCTCAAATTGGGAAAAATCTGGAAAAAGAACTTGTATTAGACGATGAAGTCGAGAGCACCCACGCCCATTTATCTGTATCCACATAG